One bacterium DNA window includes the following coding sequences:
- a CDS encoding superoxide dismutase, giving the protein MSFELPKLDYAYDALEPAIDARTMEIHHTKHHQAYTTKLNEGLAGTSFENKPIEEVLKNLSELPEAKRQGIRNNGGGFYNHSLFWRILAPESEMTAAGPQGELAEGIKSACGSIDDFKTTFEAKGAGQFGSGWAWLVLSSDGALKVTSTPNQDNPLMATVAPEEQGTPILGVDVWEHAYYLHYQNRRPDYLKAFWSVVNWDRVSENLDRAKKGESILC; this is encoded by the coding sequence ATGTCTTTTGAACTACCAAAACTCGATTACGCCTACGACGCGCTAGAGCCAGCAATTGATGCCCGCACGATGGAGATTCACCATACGAAGCACCACCAAGCTTACACCACAAAGTTAAATGAAGGACTCGCAGGCACCTCTTTTGAAAATAAGCCTATTGAAGAAGTCTTAAAGAACCTCTCAGAGCTCCCAGAAGCAAAGCGTCAGGGCATCCGAAACAATGGAGGAGGCTTTTACAACCACTCACTCTTTTGGCGTATCCTTGCTCCAGAATCAGAGATGACCGCTGCAGGCCCTCAGGGAGAACTCGCGGAGGGGATTAAGAGTGCATGCGGAAGCATTGATGACTTCAAGACCACCTTCGAAGCGAAGGGAGCAGGGCAGTTCGGCTCTGGTTGGGCATGGCTCGTACTCAGTAGCGATGGAGCACTGAAGGTAACTTCAACACCAAATCAAGATAACCCATTGATGGCAACCGTTGCTCCCGAGGAGCAGGGAACACCAATTCTTGGAGTGGATGTATGGGAACATGCCTACTACCTCCATTACCAGAATCGACGACCTGATTACCTCAAGGCATTCTGGAGCGTCGTGAACTGGGATCGAGTCTCAGAAAACCTTGATAGAGCGAAGAAAGGCGAGTCAATTCTCTGTTAA
- a CDS encoding DNA recombination protein RmuC, which produces MAECIFSTKVSAMILPTPTQLLLFSLLPTVMIAAFLIITRVSRRSHEESLRECAGYRARMEEKENQILNLTQENEAQSNEMKVLRSHLTESQTARGLLEERITSQGREIAEIQEKFQLQFENLANKIFEEKVKSFKTQSSESLQHLLSPLSENLKDFKKVMTESFSEEQRERYSLKNEIDRICTLNEKMTIETESLTLALKGDSKTQGTWGEVVLERILEESGLRKGDEYSVQGGGMKLKNPENGQSARPDVIIHLPLSKHIIIDSKVSLEPYRRLIEIDERQDEKAHAAALKGFLTSIRNHVNGLSERRYHDIEGLQSPDFVLMFMPVEAAYATAIQADRDLHSYSWTMESLCYSTNHQFTVENPTSKCQRG; this is translated from the coding sequence ATGGCGGAGTGTATATTTTCCACCAAGGTATCAGCCATGATTCTTCCAACGCCAACACAGCTTCTTCTCTTCTCGCTCTTACCGACTGTCATGATTGCTGCGTTTCTCATTATCACTCGAGTATCTCGACGCTCACATGAAGAAAGCTTAAGAGAGTGTGCTGGATACAGGGCTCGTATGGAGGAAAAGGAGAATCAAATTCTGAATCTCACTCAGGAGAACGAGGCCCAATCGAATGAAATGAAAGTCCTTCGCTCCCATCTCACTGAGAGCCAAACAGCTCGTGGACTTCTCGAGGAGCGAATTACATCGCAGGGAAGAGAAATCGCCGAGATACAAGAAAAATTTCAGCTTCAGTTTGAAAATTTAGCAAATAAGATTTTTGAGGAGAAGGTTAAGTCTTTTAAGACGCAGTCAAGCGAGAGTCTTCAACACCTACTAAGTCCCCTCAGTGAAAACTTGAAAGACTTTAAGAAGGTGATGACCGAGTCATTCAGTGAAGAACAACGTGAACGGTACTCGCTAAAGAACGAGATCGATCGGATTTGTACTCTCAATGAAAAAATGACGATTGAGACAGAGAGCCTTACTCTTGCACTGAAAGGAGACTCAAAAACGCAAGGAACCTGGGGAGAGGTTGTTCTTGAAAGAATCCTCGAAGAGTCAGGGCTGAGGAAGGGAGACGAGTACTCAGTACAAGGTGGCGGCATGAAACTGAAGAATCCCGAGAATGGACAAAGCGCGCGACCCGACGTCATTATCCACTTACCGCTCAGTAAGCACATTATAATTGATTCAAAGGTTTCTCTTGAGCCATACCGCCGCTTGATAGAGATTGACGAACGGCAGGACGAAAAGGCACATGCAGCTGCCCTAAAGGGCTTTCTGACATCTATTCGGAATCATGTAAACGGGCTCTCTGAGCGCCGATATCATGATATCGAAGGGCTCCAATCGCCAGATTTTGTACTCATGTTTATGCCCGTGGAGGCTGCTTATGCCACAGCAATACAAGCGGACAGAGACCTTCACTCCTACTCGTGGACCATGGAATCTCTTTGCTACTCTACAAACCATCAGTTCACTGTGGAGAATCCAACGTCAAAGTGCCAACGCGGATGA
- the rmuC gene encoding DNA recombination protein RmuC, with product MISKGSNRQILYSCLCPWRLLMPQQYKRTETFTPTRGPWNLFATLQTISSLWRIQRQSANADEIARRGGALIDKFTGFLSDITKIGSQIEGLQNTYAAARNKLSDGQGNLVRQAELLIELGAKNSKEIPADFTKSEATIEDSIREA from the coding sequence ATGATATCGAAGGGCTCCAATCGCCAGATTTTGTACTCATGTTTATGCCCGTGGAGGCTGCTTATGCCACAGCAATACAAGCGGACAGAGACCTTCACTCCTACTCGTGGACCATGGAATCTCTTTGCTACTCTACAAACCATCAGTTCACTGTGGAGAATCCAACGTCAAAGTGCCAACGCGGATGAAATTGCTCGCCGTGGCGGAGCGCTCATTGATAAGTTCACGGGATTTCTAAGCGATATAACAAAGATTGGAAGTCAAATTGAAGGCCTCCAGAATACATACGCAGCGGCTCGCAACAAACTTTCAGACGGGCAAGGGAACCTTGTTCGACAAGCGGAGTTATTAATTGAACTCGGCGCGAAGAACTCAAAAGAAATTCCTGCTGATTTCACCAAAAGTGAAGCCACTATAGAAGACTCAATCAGAGAGGCATAA
- a CDS encoding SIMPL domain-containing protein — translation MGIASLLIAIGLSLAGYFVSQTIYNSKVAVNTSRVRGLAEKLVKADEAEWNIKIKKSDSTGRPVTDMYKEAEAQQQEVIRVLREGGFSDEEIEPSVLELTTNEYRDKAQKLVERENIVYGYVTVRTGQVEKVMPVRKEVSQLIAKGISIVNGDPNYRFTKLNDIKPEMLEVATKNARIAANEFAKNAGVKVGTIRNASQGNFSITDSNSDYDYGRSPDKKVRVVTSIEFYLIED, via the coding sequence ATTGGCATAGCAAGTTTACTTATCGCAATCGGCCTTTCCCTCGCTGGCTATTTTGTCAGTCAGACCATTTATAACTCTAAAGTAGCCGTGAATACCTCCAGAGTAAGGGGGCTTGCGGAGAAGCTTGTGAAAGCTGATGAGGCAGAGTGGAATATAAAAATAAAGAAGTCTGATAGCACAGGACGACCAGTTACTGATATGTATAAAGAGGCGGAAGCTCAACAACAAGAAGTAATCCGAGTTCTCAGAGAGGGTGGATTTTCTGATGAAGAGATTGAACCCTCGGTGCTGGAGCTCACGACGAATGAGTATCGAGACAAGGCCCAGAAGCTCGTAGAGCGCGAGAATATCGTATATGGTTACGTTACAGTCAGAACAGGACAGGTTGAAAAGGTAATGCCTGTTCGAAAAGAGGTGAGCCAACTGATTGCCAAAGGCATTAGCATCGTAAATGGAGATCCCAACTACCGCTTCACAAAGCTCAACGATATCAAGCCCGAAATGCTAGAGGTTGCGACGAAAAATGCTCGAATAGCTGCAAATGAGTTCGCAAAAAATGCAGGGGTAAAGGTGGGAACGATCAGAAACGCCAGTCAGGGGAACTTCTCTATCACAGACTCAAACTCAGACTATGACTACGGACGCTCTCCAGACAAAAAGGTCAGAGTTGTTACTTCAATTGAGTTCTATCTCATAGAGGATTAG